From Rhizobium favelukesii, the proteins below share one genomic window:
- a CDS encoding glutathione S-transferase family protein — MDKLTLYIGNKNYSSWSFRPWIAMTAAGVPFEEVLVPFDFAAGNLHFKEFSPTGQVPVLQHSDVRVWQSLAIIEYVAELFPEAGIWPKERDKRAVARAVSMEMLSGFRALRNACPMNIRRRKGKIALADGVMADVARIETIWRDLRAHSGGPFLFGDFSGADAMFAPVVNRFDVYDLVSASDTLSYIAAVKGHPAWKKWEEAARAEAWIVEEDEV; from the coding sequence TTGGACAAGCTGACGCTCTATATCGGCAACAAGAACTATTCGTCGTGGTCGTTTCGGCCATGGATCGCCATGACGGCCGCGGGTGTTCCTTTCGAGGAAGTGCTTGTCCCTTTCGATTTCGCGGCCGGCAATCTGCACTTCAAGGAGTTCTCGCCAACGGGTCAGGTGCCGGTGCTCCAGCACAGCGACGTTCGTGTCTGGCAGTCGCTGGCGATCATCGAGTATGTTGCCGAGCTTTTCCCGGAAGCCGGGATCTGGCCAAAGGAGCGCGACAAGAGAGCGGTGGCGCGCGCTGTTTCCATGGAGATGCTTTCGGGTTTCAGGGCCTTGCGCAACGCTTGTCCGATGAATATCCGGCGGAGGAAGGGCAAGATCGCGCTCGCTGACGGCGTCATGGCCGACGTCGCCCGCATCGAGACGATCTGGCGTGACCTGCGCGCTCACTCCGGCGGACCGTTCCTTTTTGGCGATTTTTCCGGCGCCGATGCGATGTTCGCGCCTGTTGTCAACCGCTTCGACGTCTACGACCTGGTCTCTGCCAGCGATACTCTGAGCTATATCGCCGCCGTCAAGGGGCATCCGGCCTGGAAGAAGTGGGAAGAGGCGGCGCGGGCCGAGGCCTGGATCGTCGAGGAAGACGAGGTCTGA
- a CDS encoding SIS domain-containing protein — protein sequence MTAITDAYFSNLIGRLETLKTELAEPMALAANAILEAARNDKRVYVFGTGHSHMLAEEVHYRAGGLAFTVPILVGSAMLHEGAVISSVYERTEGLVRPVLERYGMQPGDVIIIASNSGVNAAPIEAADYGREIGAKVIAITSVSYSSAVANGRRRLADIADVVLDNGLPPGDAVIALPGTELKVGPVSTAIGATVLNAIFADVALELSKGGDAPIYLSANMPGAAAVNQRLVTKYRPRNPHL from the coding sequence ATGACAGCGATCACCGATGCTTACTTCTCCAATCTGATTGGCCGACTCGAGACTTTGAAGACGGAGCTCGCTGAGCCCATGGCTTTGGCGGCCAATGCGATCCTAGAAGCCGCACGCAATGACAAGCGGGTCTATGTGTTCGGCACCGGACACTCACATATGCTGGCAGAAGAGGTGCACTATCGGGCAGGTGGCCTCGCTTTCACCGTTCCGATTCTCGTTGGCTCCGCGATGCTGCACGAGGGCGCGGTGATCAGCTCCGTCTATGAGCGGACAGAAGGATTGGTGCGGCCGGTGCTGGAACGCTACGGCATGCAGCCGGGCGATGTCATCATCATCGCATCGAACTCCGGCGTGAACGCAGCGCCGATCGAAGCCGCCGATTATGGCCGCGAGATCGGCGCCAAGGTGATCGCGATCACGTCTGTCTCCTATTCGAGTGCGGTCGCGAACGGCCGACGCCGCCTTGCGGACATCGCCGATGTCGTGTTGGACAACGGTCTTCCTCCCGGCGATGCAGTGATTGCGCTCCCAGGCACGGAGCTAAAAGTCGGCCCGGTTTCGACCGCAATCGGCGCGACGGTGCTCAACGCCATCTTCGCTGACGTCGCTTTGGAGCTGTCGAAAGGCGGCGACGCACCGATTTATCTCAGTGCCAATATGCCTGGCGCTGCCGCGGTGAATCAGCGACTGGTGACGAAATATCGGCCGCGCAATCCTCATCTCTAA
- a CDS encoding acetyl-CoA C-acetyltransferase: protein MSSSSIVIASAGRTAVGSFNGAFATVPAHELGAAAVKGALERAGVEAGEVDEVILGQVLPAGEGQNPARQAAMKAGVPKEATAWGVNQLCGSGLRAVALGMQQIALGDAKIIVAGGQESMSMAPHAAHLRGGVKMGDMKMVDTMIKDGLTDAFYGYHMGITAENIARQWQLSREEQDRFAVASQNKAEAAQKAGRFSDEIIPFVIQTRKGDVTVDADEYIRYGATLDSMAKLRPAFDKDGTVTAANASGLNDGAAAAVLMTEAEASRRGIQPLVRVVSWATAGVDPQLMGTGPIPASRKALEKAGWSVGDLDLVEANEAFAAQACAVNKDLGWDPSIVNVNGGAIAIGHPIGASGARVLNTLLFEMKRRGAKKGLATLCIGGGMGVAMCFEAL from the coding sequence ATGTCGAGTTCATCCATCGTCATCGCTAGTGCAGGTCGCACTGCCGTTGGCTCATTCAATGGCGCCTTCGCCACCGTTCCGGCCCATGAACTGGGTGCGGCTGCGGTCAAGGGCGCGCTGGAGCGTGCAGGTGTCGAGGCCGGCGAAGTCGATGAAGTCATTCTCGGTCAGGTTCTTCCGGCCGGCGAAGGCCAGAACCCCGCCCGCCAGGCGGCCATGAAGGCCGGCGTTCCCAAGGAAGCGACCGCATGGGGCGTCAACCAGCTCTGTGGCTCGGGTCTTCGCGCCGTCGCGCTCGGCATGCAGCAGATCGCGCTCGGTGATGCAAAGATCATCGTCGCGGGCGGCCAAGAGTCGATGTCGATGGCGCCGCATGCGGCGCATTTGCGAGGCGGCGTGAAAATGGGCGACATGAAGATGGTCGACACCATGATCAAGGACGGCCTGACAGATGCCTTCTATGGCTATCACATGGGCATCACCGCCGAGAACATCGCGCGCCAGTGGCAGCTCTCCCGCGAGGAGCAGGACCGATTTGCCGTCGCGTCGCAGAATAAGGCGGAAGCCGCGCAAAAGGCCGGCCGATTCAGCGATGAAATCATCCCCTTCGTCATCCAGACACGAAAGGGCGACGTGACGGTTGATGCCGACGAGTACATCCGCTACGGCGCGACGTTGGACTCGATGGCCAAACTGCGCCCGGCTTTCGACAAGGACGGCACGGTTACCGCAGCGAATGCCTCCGGCCTGAACGATGGCGCCGCCGCAGCCGTGCTGATGACCGAGGCCGAAGCCTCCCGTCGGGGCATCCAGCCGCTCGTCCGCGTTGTCTCCTGGGCGACAGCAGGCGTTGATCCGCAGCTCATGGGAACCGGCCCGATCCCGGCGTCGCGCAAGGCGCTGGAGAAGGCGGGCTGGTCTGTCGGCGATCTCGATCTCGTCGAAGCGAACGAAGCCTTCGCCGCGCAGGCCTGTGCGGTCAACAAGGACCTCGGCTGGGATCCTTCGATTGTCAACGTCAACGGTGGTGCGATCGCGATCGGCCATCCAATCGGCGCTTCCGGCGCGCGGGTGCTCAATACGCTCCTTTTCGAGATGAAGCGCCGTGGCGCGAAGAAGGGATTGGCGACGCTCTGCATCGGTGGCGGGATGGGCGTCGCAATGTGTTTCGAAGCTCTTTGA
- the phaR gene encoding polyhydroxyalkanoate synthesis repressor PhaR, whose product MAKNDGQIVIKKYANRRLYNTGTSTYVTLEDLAEMVKKGEDFTVQDAKSGDDITHSVLTQIIFEQESKTGNTLLPISFLRQLITYYGDQMQMVVPSFLEHSMRAFTEQQAQMREQVTRAFGETPIGKNLQLPMQMVEDQVRRNTEMFQQAMQMFSPFMTPPAKESRKAEAKDIDELKEQLRALQNKLDNL is encoded by the coding sequence ATGGCGAAGAATGACGGGCAGATCGTAATCAAGAAATACGCCAATCGCCGCCTCTATAACACAGGCACCAGCACTTACGTGACGTTGGAAGACCTGGCGGAGATGGTGAAGAAGGGTGAGGATTTTACAGTCCAGGATGCAAAGAGCGGCGACGACATTACCCACTCGGTACTGACGCAAATCATTTTCGAACAGGAATCCAAGACGGGCAACACGCTCCTGCCGATCTCGTTCCTCCGCCAGCTGATTACCTACTACGGCGACCAGATGCAGATGGTCGTTCCGAGCTTCCTGGAACATTCCATGCGCGCCTTTACCGAACAGCAGGCGCAGATGCGCGAGCAGGTCACGCGCGCTTTCGGCGAAACGCCTATCGGCAAGAACCTGCAACTACCGATGCAGATGGTCGAAGACCAGGTCCGTCGCAATACCGAGATGTTCCAGCAAGCGATGCAGATGTTCTCGCCGTTCATGACACCGCCGGCTAAGGAGAGCCGCAAGGCGGAGGCAAAAGACATCGACGAGCTGAAAGAACAGCTGCGCGCGCTTCAGAACAAACTCGACAATCTATGA
- the mtgA gene encoding monofunctional biosynthetic peptidoglycan transglycosylase — protein sequence MDITPETEDRITVPFHRHVFLWLKGRPVIMRIVVALAALVILPYVLIVLYLLPFIHPVSTLMLRDLVLLRGYDRQWVSIDNISPVLVQSVMMSEDGQYCFHGGVDWGEMRMLLEDTLSGHSTRGGSTIPMQTAKNLFLWNSRSFVRKALELPLAVTADVIWSKRRLMEIYLNIAEWGPGIYGIEAAARHHFKVPASKLTSRQAALLAVALPNPFDRNAGKPGRGLRRLASLIERRARGSGDYIRCIYD from the coding sequence TTGGACATAACGCCGGAGACAGAGGATCGCATTACCGTGCCGTTTCACAGGCACGTGTTTCTTTGGCTTAAAGGTCGCCCTGTGATCATGCGCATCGTTGTCGCGCTGGCGGCGCTCGTCATCCTTCCGTACGTCTTGATCGTCCTTTACCTGCTGCCCTTCATCCACCCGGTTTCCACGCTCATGCTTCGCGATCTGGTGCTGCTGCGCGGTTACGACCGGCAATGGGTCTCAATCGATAATATCTCACCGGTTCTTGTTCAGTCGGTAATGATGTCCGAAGACGGACAGTACTGCTTCCATGGTGGCGTCGATTGGGGTGAGATGCGCATGCTCTTGGAGGATACGCTAAGCGGTCACTCCACCCGTGGCGGCAGCACGATCCCGATGCAGACGGCAAAGAACCTGTTTTTGTGGAATAGCCGTTCCTTCGTTCGCAAGGCGCTGGAGCTGCCATTGGCTGTGACGGCAGACGTTATCTGGTCAAAGCGACGGCTGATGGAAATCTACCTCAACATTGCCGAATGGGGGCCCGGGATCTATGGCATCGAGGCTGCCGCGCGCCACCATTTCAAAGTGCCGGCATCGAAGTTGACCAGCCGGCAGGCTGCCCTTCTCGCCGTGGCGCTTCCCAACCCCTTTGATCGCAATGCCGGCAAGCCCGGGCGGGGATTGCGACGGCTCGCCAGCCTCATCGAGCGGCGCGCGCGAGGGTCGGGCGATTACATCAGATGCATTTATGATTGA
- a CDS encoding beta-ketoacyl-ACP reductase, with the protein MSRVAVVTGGTRGIGAAISLALKNAGYTVAANYAGNDEKASAFHGATGIPVFKWDVSDYASCGEGIAKVEAELGVIDVLVNNAGITRDAMFHKMTPQQWHEVVNTNLTGLFNMTHQVWGGMRDRSYGRIVNISSINGQKGQMGQANYSAAKAGDLGFTKALAQEGAAKNITVNAICPGYIGTEMVLAVPEKVLNERIIPQIPVGRLGEPEEVARCVVFLVSDDAGFITGSTLSANGGQLFV; encoded by the coding sequence ATGAGCAGGGTGGCTGTTGTCACAGGTGGTACCCGCGGCATTGGCGCCGCGATTTCTCTCGCGCTGAAGAATGCCGGCTATACGGTTGCCGCCAACTACGCTGGCAACGACGAAAAGGCGAGCGCCTTTCACGGCGCCACAGGCATTCCGGTCTTCAAATGGGATGTTTCCGACTATGCGTCATGCGGCGAAGGCATCGCGAAGGTCGAGGCCGAACTGGGTGTGATCGATGTCCTTGTCAATAACGCCGGCATCACCCGGGACGCAATGTTCCACAAGATGACACCGCAGCAGTGGCACGAGGTCGTCAACACCAACCTCACCGGTCTCTTCAACATGACACACCAGGTCTGGGGCGGCATGCGCGACCGAAGCTACGGGCGGATCGTCAACATTTCCTCGATCAACGGCCAAAAGGGTCAGATGGGACAGGCGAACTATTCGGCTGCGAAGGCCGGAGACCTCGGCTTCACCAAGGCGCTTGCGCAGGAAGGTGCTGCCAAGAACATCACCGTGAACGCGATCTGCCCAGGCTATATCGGTACGGAAATGGTTCTTGCAGTGCCGGAGAAAGTGCTGAACGAGCGGATCATTCCGCAGATTCCGGTTGGCCGTCTCGGCGAACCGGAAGAGGTGGCGCGCTGTGTCGTCTTCCTGGTTTCCGACGACGCAGGTTTCATCACCGGATCGACGCTAAGCGCCAATGGCGGTCAGTTGTTCGTTTAG
- a CDS encoding DUF1868 domain-containing protein — protein MISAFSPALLTYSATHNPTPPSHFGTRYDATGTFLREPGNTVVCHLIEGSPAQQMIIEARRRFLETPEASRFAFTPISSLHMTLFQGIIEYRRRLPYWPQDVALDTAIEHMSEMYLDRLQSFDPLGPFDVEVTEVTPVGLTVNGATVADRQTMKEWRDALAHVFRYRHPDHDAYAFHITFCYPIIRLPEAALPEWQAMIDSTLAALRENAPVIRLKPPAFCTFDDMNHFEERLVLAPAA, from the coding sequence ATGATTTCTGCCTTTTCGCCCGCACTTCTGACTTATTCCGCCACCCATAACCCTACTCCGCCAAGTCATTTCGGGACGCGCTACGACGCAACCGGCACGTTTCTGCGCGAGCCGGGCAATACCGTCGTGTGCCATCTGATCGAGGGATCGCCAGCGCAGCAGATGATCATTGAAGCGCGCCGGCGCTTTCTAGAGACGCCGGAAGCATCTCGGTTCGCCTTCACTCCGATCTCCAGTCTGCACATGACGCTTTTTCAGGGCATTATCGAGTATCGCCGCAGGTTGCCCTACTGGCCGCAGGATGTAGCGCTTGATACTGCGATCGAGCACATGAGCGAAATGTATCTGGATCGATTGCAATCCTTCGACCCGCTCGGCCCCTTCGATGTTGAAGTTACCGAAGTGACGCCGGTGGGGCTTACAGTCAACGGTGCTACGGTCGCAGATCGGCAAACCATGAAGGAATGGCGGGACGCTCTTGCGCATGTCTTTCGCTACCGGCACCCGGACCATGATGCCTATGCGTTCCACATCACATTCTGCTATCCAATCATTCGACTGCCGGAAGCAGCGCTCCCGGAATGGCAGGCGATGATCGACAGCACGCTCGCGGCGCTGCGCGAAAACGCTCCCGTGATAAGATTGAAGCCGCCGGCCTTCTGCACTTTCGACGATATGAACCATTTCGAGGAGCGGCTTGTGCTCGCGCCCGCAGCCTAA
- the rpmF gene encoding 50S ribosomal protein L32 gives MAVPKRKTSPSKRGMRRSADALKAPTYVEDKNSGELRRPHHIDLKTGMYRGRQVLTPKESA, from the coding sequence ATGGCTGTACCGAAGAGAAAAACGAGCCCGTCCAAGCGCGGTATGCGCCGCTCTGCAGACGCACTGAAGGCTCCGACCTACGTTGAAGACAAGAACTCCGGCGAACTGCGCCGCCCCCACCATATCGATCTGAAGACCGGTATGTATCGCGGCCGTCAGGTTCTGACGCCGAAGGAAAGCGCATAA